Proteins encoded in a region of the Clostridium beijerinckii genome:
- the rfbC gene encoding dTDP-4-dehydrorhamnose 3,5-epimerase, whose product MNLIKTKLEGVYIVEPQVFGDERGWFMETYSRIKTPEIACDFCQDNQSYSKGKGILRGIHFQNGENAQAKLVRCVKGAVLDVAVDLRKGSPTYKEWVAVELSAENKKQLFIPRGFGHGFLTLTDDVEFVYKTDNYYNYESDRSIKFDDPEIGVEWGIENPILSEKDKKAPLLKDSDCTFIYNK is encoded by the coding sequence ATGAATTTGATAAAAACTAAATTAGAAGGTGTTTACATAGTAGAACCACAAGTTTTTGGAGATGAAAGAGGATGGTTTATGGAAACTTACTCTAGAATAAAAACACCAGAAATTGCTTGTGACTTTTGCCAAGATAATCAATCATATTCTAAGGGAAAAGGAATACTTAGAGGAATTCATTTTCAAAATGGTGAAAATGCTCAAGCTAAGTTAGTGAGATGTGTAAAAGGAGCTGTCTTAGATGTAGCTGTAGATTTAAGAAAAGGATCACCTACATATAAGGAATGGGTAGCTGTGGAACTTTCAGCAGAAAATAAAAAACAATTATTTATACCTAGAGGCTTTGGACATGGATTTTTAACATTAACTGATGATGTTGAGTTTGTTTATAAAACTGATAATTATTATAATTACGAAAGTGATAGAAGTATAAAATTTGATGATCCTGAAATTGGTGTTGAATGGGGAATAGAAAATCCTATCCTTTCTGAAAAAGATAAAAAAGCACCATTACTTAAAGATAGCGATTGTACATTTATATATAATAAATAA
- the rfbA gene encoding glucose-1-phosphate thymidylyltransferase RfbA, whose protein sequence is MTKGIILAGGSGTRLYPLTMVTSKQLLPVYDKPMIYYPLSTLMLAGIKDILIISTPNDLPNFEKLLGDGSRYGINLSYKVQPSPDGLAQAFILGEEFIGNDNCAMILGDNIFHGNGLKNHLKKAVENKGRATVFGYYVDDPERFGVVEFDVNGKAVSLEEKPENPKSNYAVTGLYFYDNKVCEYAKRLKPSQRGELEITDLNKIYLEQGNLDVITLGRGYGWLDTGTVDSLTEASEYVKVIETRHGLKIACLEEISYKNGWIDKKTLLESAEQYGKSPYGQHLKNVAEGKVIY, encoded by the coding sequence TTGACAAAAGGTATAATACTTGCGGGTGGAAGTGGGACAAGGCTTTATCCACTGACTATGGTAACTTCAAAACAACTATTGCCAGTATATGATAAGCCTATGATTTATTATCCATTATCAACCTTAATGTTAGCAGGAATCAAGGATATATTAATAATTTCAACACCTAATGATCTACCTAATTTTGAAAAGTTACTAGGTGATGGATCTAGATATGGAATAAATTTATCTTATAAAGTGCAGCCCTCTCCAGATGGACTAGCTCAAGCATTTATTTTGGGAGAAGAATTTATAGGAAATGATAATTGTGCAATGATTCTTGGAGATAATATATTTCACGGAAATGGACTTAAAAATCATTTGAAAAAAGCAGTAGAAAATAAAGGCCGTGCAACAGTTTTTGGATACTATGTAGATGATCCAGAACGTTTTGGAGTAGTAGAATTTGATGTTAATGGAAAAGCTGTATCGTTGGAAGAGAAACCAGAGAATCCAAAATCTAATTATGCTGTAACAGGGCTTTATTTTTATGATAATAAAGTATGTGAATACGCTAAGAGGCTAAAGCCATCCCAAAGAGGAGAATTAGAGATTACAGATTTAAATAAAATTTACCTTGAACAAGGAAACTTAGATGTAATAACACTTGGAAGAGGATATGGATGGCTTGACACTGGAACAGTAGATAGTTTAACAGAAGCTTCAGAATATGTAAAAGTAATTGAAACTAGGCATGGTCTTAAGATAGCTTGTTTGGAAGAGATTTCTTATAAGAATGGCTGGATAGATAAGAAAACATTACTTGAAAGCGCAGAGCAATATGGAAAGAGTCCTTATGGACAACATTTAAAAAATGTTGCTGAAGGGAAAGTTATTTATTAA
- a CDS encoding undecaprenyl-phosphate glucose phosphotransferase — protein MIKENQNLLNKFNAISDIIILFISITLAYLIRFYIFSPDTYYITLTTYIEFSVIIIPINLILFNFFNLYHSFRTRSFVKECSAIIKSNTILTAVLLSLLFVLKLVHISRLVIIIFYFVNIMLIMAKRLILRKILSRMRTKGLNLKHVVIVGAGEVANEYLDVLKNNKSFGYNYSGYVSDVSNFQGRKLGNYSDLYNVLNEYKPDEVVCALDLSDAKYLENIVSDCEKSGTKISIIPFCYKYIPSQPYIDQLGSIPLINIRRIPLDNLGNAFIKRSLDILGSLFLILCTSPIMIITAVIIKFTSNGPIIFKQKRVGLNKNLFVMYKFRSMKINSQEETGWSTDNDPRKTKFGSFIRKFSIDELPQFFNVLKGDMSLVGPRPELPHFVENFKNEIPLYMVKHQVKPGITGLAQVNGYRGDTSIKKRIEFDIHYIENWNILMDISILFKTAFKGFKNNEKIRINSTKSTNNEVNL, from the coding sequence ATGATAAAGGAAAATCAAAACCTATTGAATAAATTTAATGCTATTTCAGATATTATAATTTTATTTATTTCAATTACACTAGCATACTTAATTCGTTTTTATATTTTTTCACCTGACACTTATTACATAACTTTAACTACATACATTGAATTTTCTGTTATAATAATTCCAATAAATCTAATTTTGTTTAATTTTTTTAACCTCTATCACTCTTTTAGAACAAGATCGTTTGTAAAAGAATGTAGCGCAATAATTAAGTCCAACACAATTCTTACTGCTGTTCTTCTATCATTGTTATTTGTTCTAAAATTGGTACACATTTCAAGGTTAGTTATTATCATTTTTTATTTTGTGAATATTATGTTAATAATGGCCAAAAGACTGATTTTAAGAAAAATATTATCAAGAATGAGAACTAAAGGGTTAAATTTAAAACATGTAGTAATTGTTGGTGCCGGAGAGGTTGCAAATGAATACTTAGACGTTCTTAAAAATAATAAAAGCTTTGGATATAATTATTCTGGATATGTATCAGATGTTTCTAATTTCCAGGGCAGAAAGCTTGGAAACTATTCTGATTTATATAATGTTTTAAATGAATATAAACCTGATGAAGTTGTTTGTGCTCTTGATCTATCAGATGCAAAATATTTAGAAAATATAGTTTCAGATTGCGAAAAAAGTGGTACAAAAATTTCCATAATACCATTTTGCTATAAATATATTCCAAGCCAACCATATATTGACCAACTCGGAAGCATTCCTCTAATTAATATAAGAAGAATTCCATTAGATAACTTAGGAAATGCCTTTATAAAAAGATCCTTAGACATACTAGGTTCACTTTTTTTAATATTATGTACAAGTCCTATAATGATTATCACTGCTGTGATTATTAAATTCACTTCAAATGGTCCTATAATATTTAAGCAAAAACGTGTTGGATTAAACAAAAATTTATTTGTTATGTATAAATTTAGGTCCATGAAAATTAATTCACAAGAGGAAACAGGCTGGAGTACCGATAATGATCCTAGAAAAACTAAATTTGGTTCCTTTATTCGTAAATTTTCCATAGATGAATTACCTCAATTCTTTAATGTATTAAAAGGTGATATGAGCTTAGTAGGTCCTAGACCTGAGCTCCCACATTTTGTTGAAAACTTTAAAAATGAAATTCCTCTTTACATGGTAAAACATCAAGTAAAACCTGGAATAACTGGATTAGCCCAGGTAAATGGCTATAGAGGTGATACTTCTATAAAAAAAAGAATTGAATTTGATATTCACTATATAGAAAACTGGAATATCTTAATGGATATCAGTATATTGTTTAAAACTGCCTTCAAAGGGTTTAAAAATAATGAAAAAATCAGGATAAATAGCACTAAGTCGACAAATAATGAAGTTAATTTATAA
- a CDS encoding glycosyltransferase family 2 protein — MKLSIIIVNYNTYDLTKQTIESVIKEHHNFNYEVILVDNASSDGSINKLQDKFRNILTTKKLHIIINKDNLGFAKANNIGIKFARGKYILLLNSDTVLKENCLEKCIAKMEKDKNIGALGCKVVLANGELDHACKRGFPTPKASLYYFLKLHEKNPSKYGQYNALHLREDDIGEVDCLTGAFMLMPKLIFYKVGGLDEDFFMYGEDIDLCYKIKELGYKILYYPEAQIIHYKGGSSKKKRSKVIYDFHQAMWIFYKKHYYKKYNFAVTFLVFIGIWLKYLVQIIKNSFK; from the coding sequence GTGAAATTATCTATTATCATTGTAAACTACAATACCTATGATCTCACTAAACAAACAATAGAGTCCGTAATTAAAGAACATCATAACTTTAATTATGAAGTCATACTTGTAGATAATGCATCTAGCGATGGTAGCATCAATAAATTGCAAGATAAATTCAGAAATATCTTAACAACAAAAAAACTCCATATAATCATAAATAAAGATAATTTAGGCTTTGCAAAAGCAAATAATATAGGAATTAAATTTGCTAGAGGAAAATATATACTATTATTAAATTCTGACACTGTGCTTAAAGAAAATTGTTTAGAAAAATGTATAGCCAAAATGGAAAAAGATAAAAACATTGGTGCATTAGGTTGTAAAGTAGTTTTAGCCAATGGTGAGCTAGATCATGCTTGCAAACGTGGTTTTCCAACTCCTAAAGCCTCTTTATATTATTTTTTGAAACTACATGAAAAAAATCCATCAAAGTATGGACAATATAATGCACTTCATCTAAGGGAAGATGATATTGGAGAAGTTGATTGCCTTACTGGAGCATTTATGCTTATGCCAAAACTTATTTTTTACAAAGTAGGTGGCCTTGATGAAGATTTTTTTATGTATGGTGAAGATATAGATTTGTGCTATAAAATTAAAGAATTGGGATATAAGATACTCTACTACCCCGAAGCACAAATCATCCATTATAAAGGTGGCAGTTCTAAAAAGAAAAGATCTAAAGTCATATATGATTTTCATCAAGCAATGTGGATTTTTTACAAAAAACATTATTATAAAAAGTACAATTTTGCTGTAACATTTCTTGTATTTATAGGAATTTGGTTGAAATACTTAGTTCAAATCATAAAGAATTCTTTTAAATAA
- a CDS encoding O-antigen ligase family protein: protein MTNSRNNSNEKSFNFFLPIAFILSIVPLIVRMAAVKLDENLIKIWGTTVKTDLFSQRKALLLIIFSVILIITCVIFFKKIFSRKDKLVNYILIACGVFTLFTFLSAIFSKYKQVSFWGMFDRAEGFIIIACYIVLFLYSLYTFKTTNNYKYIITPLLILVFINAFLGLFQYIGQDLIKTSLGASIAGASSNSGIDLLNEKGTIYGTLASYNYMGSFVSIALPILFCYTIFEDEVMYKILSFIGTLLSFWLLFGSTARSGIIGVLGALIFGIIIFYKPLIKRWKGILIGVITLIILFVGANFASKGSLFKRIPSLASDAFSIFKDTSDLDYTNYTPVKDIKYIDSTTEVVLPNDTLKITYESGNPVFKNSNGEVVPYALNGKVLSTNIETFKNITFAFGKLDKKSVISDSLLLNINNQPTFLFKLNDNKIFHLIDMSTKNYIDLQTPETFGFKGKEKLGSSRGYIWSRSLPLIKNTMILGTGPDTFVFDFPQGDLIGKYYAYDTPNIVVDKAHNLYLQIAINYGVIALVGFIAMLLIYIIDSIKLYALKNNFEDRNQALGAITCLGIIGYLFAGIFNDSVVGVAPIFWIIFGVGIAINFMNRENLRKKSNK, encoded by the coding sequence ATGACAAATTCCAGAAACAATTCTAATGAAAAGTCTTTTAACTTTTTTTTGCCTATTGCATTTATATTAAGTATTGTACCTTTAATTGTAAGAATGGCAGCGGTTAAACTTGATGAAAATCTAATTAAGATATGGGGAACAACAGTTAAAACAGATTTATTTTCACAAAGAAAAGCTCTTCTTTTAATAATATTTTCCGTTATATTAATTATCACTTGCGTTATTTTCTTCAAGAAAATATTTAGTAGAAAAGATAAGTTGGTTAATTATATTTTAATCGCATGTGGTGTATTTACACTTTTCACGTTTTTATCTGCAATATTTTCAAAATATAAACAAGTATCCTTTTGGGGAATGTTTGATAGAGCTGAAGGATTTATAATAATTGCGTGTTACATAGTACTTTTTTTATACTCACTCTATACTTTTAAAACTACTAATAATTATAAGTATATTATTACTCCACTTTTAATTTTAGTATTTATTAATGCCTTTTTAGGCCTTTTCCAATATATTGGACAAGATCTAATTAAAACTTCTTTAGGTGCTTCTATTGCAGGTGCTAGTTCCAATTCAGGTATAGATTTACTTAATGAAAAAGGAACTATTTATGGTACTTTGGCTAGTTATAATTACATGGGAAGTTTTGTATCAATTGCTCTACCTATTTTATTTTGCTATACAATTTTCGAAGATGAAGTTATGTACAAAATTCTATCATTTATTGGTACTCTTCTTTCATTTTGGCTCTTATTTGGAAGTACTGCACGTTCAGGGATTATTGGTGTATTAGGTGCTTTAATATTTGGTATTATAATATTCTATAAACCTCTTATTAAACGTTGGAAAGGTATCTTGATTGGTGTTATTACCTTAATTATATTGTTTGTTGGCGCAAACTTCGCATCTAAAGGAAGTCTTTTCAAAAGAATCCCTAGCTTAGCATCGGATGCTTTCAGTATTTTTAAAGATACTAGTGATTTAGATTATACAAATTATACTCCTGTGAAAGATATTAAGTATATAGACTCAACGACAGAAGTTGTACTACCTAATGATACTTTAAAAATAACTTACGAAAGTGGTAATCCTGTATTTAAAAATTCAAATGGTGAAGTTGTTCCATATGCTTTAAATGGCAAAGTATTATCAACAAATATTGAAACTTTTAAAAATATCACATTTGCTTTTGGAAAGCTTGATAAGAAGTCAGTTATCAGTGACTCACTTCTCTTAAATATAAACAATCAACCAACTTTCCTATTTAAGTTAAATGACAACAAAATATTTCACTTAATAGATATGAGCACAAAGAATTATATTGATTTACAAACTCCCGAAACCTTTGGATTTAAAGGTAAAGAAAAATTAGGATCTTCTAGAGGTTACATTTGGTCTAGATCTCTTCCTCTCATAAAAAATACTATGATACTTGGAACTGGTCCTGACACTTTTGTGTTTGACTTTCCACAAGGTGATTTAATAGGTAAATATTATGCTTATGATACTCCAAATATAGTTGTAGATAAGGCTCATAATCTTTATTTGCAAATAGCAATAAATTATGGTGTAATTGCATTAGTTGGATTTATAGCAATGCTTCTTATTTACATTATTGATAGCATAAAGCTTTATGCTCTTAAAAACAACTTTGAAGATAGAAATCAAGCTTTAGGCGCTATTACTTGCCTAGGTATTATAGGATATTTATTTGCTGGGATATTTAACGATTCAGTTGTAGGTGTAGCTCCAATATTTTGGATAATTTTCGGGGTTGGTATTGCAATTAACTTTATGAATAGGGAAAATCTTCGTAAGAAAAGTAATAAATAA